The nucleotide window GGCGATCTCCGGGTCGTCGGCGATGTAGGCGTCGCCGGCCAGCATGCGGTCGCGCATCGAGCGCTCGTCGGACGTCATGTGTACGACCGTACACAACGATGCGTACGGTCGTACACACGGACACCGGCGTGTCGCAACCACCGTTATCCCCAACATTGCCGCCGATCGGCGGCAGGAAGACCGAGCACCGACGGGGACCGGCTCCGGGCGGTCAGGTGCCGCGGGGCTTGGCGCGGCGGGTCGGCGCGGCGGACGCCGGGTCCTCCGGCCACGGGTGGCGCGGGTACCGGCCGCGGAGCTCGCTGCGCACGGCCGGGTAGCCGGTGACCCAGAACCCGGCCAGGTCGGCGGTGGTGGCGACGACCCGGGAAGCGGGGGAGAGCAGCTGCAGCCGCAACGGCCGGCCGGCGACCACCGGTGCCGCAGCCCAGCCGAACAGCTCCTGCACGCGCGCGGACAGCGTCGGCACATCCGGGTCGGAGTAGTCGACGCGCACCGCGGACCCGGTCGGCACCTGCACGCGCTCGGGCACCAGCTCGTCGAGCCGGCCGGCCAGCTCCCACGGCAGCAGGGAGCGCAGCGCGGCGACGACGTCGACCCGGGTCAGGTCGCGGCGGCTGCGGGCGCCGGACAGCGCCGGGCCCTGTCCCAGCGCGGCCAGCAGCGACTCGTCGTCCACGGCCGGCCAGGGGTCGCCGAGCCCGGCACGGGCCGCAGCGAGCCGTTCGCGCAGCGCGGTGGCCGCCGGCGTCCAGCGCAGCAGGGCCAGGCCCTCGCGGCGCAGTCCCTCGGCCAGGGCGGCGGTGACCGCGGCCGGGTCGGGGTCGGGCAGCGGGCGCTCGGCCAGCACGATCGCACCGAGCCGTTCGACGCGGGCGGCGGAGACGTCGCCGTCCCGCCAGGTGACCTCCGGGCCGTCGGTGTGCGCGGCCGCCCCGGCCTCCAGCGCGGTGGCCTCGTCGACGGCGACCGCGGTGCGGACCCGGGCGTCGCGTCGTCCCGGCGCCCGGTCGGCCGCGGCGACGGCCAGCCAGGGTGCACCGGCCAGCGCGGTGCCCGGGGCGAGCTCGGCACCGGTGCCGGCGGCCAGCAGGTAGGTGCGCTCGGTGCCCGGGCGGCGGCGTGCCAGCCACTCGGGGTGCGCCAGCCCCACGACCAGGCCGGCGGCGACGTCGTCGGGCAGCCGGGTGTCCGGGGCGTCCGGGGCGGCGCGGGTCAGCCGGGCCACCTCGTCGCGCCAGCGCCCGTCGCGGCTCCGGCGGACCTCGCGCCAGTCGGACACCAGGTCGTCGGAGCGGGACGGGACGTCGGAGGACAGCAGCGCGACCACCTCCGCGGCCCGGCGCCGGCCGACCAGCGGTGTGCCGTCCAGCAGCGCCCGGGCCAGCCGCGGGTGTGCACCGACCGCGGTCAGCGACCGCCCGCGCGGGGTGACCCGGCCGGCGTCGTCCACCGCACCGAGCTGGCGCAGGGTGGCGCGGGCGACGGTGAACGCGGCGTCCGGCGGGGTGTCGGGCAGGGCCAGCCCGGTGCCGTCGGGCTCGCCCCAGCAGGCCAGCTCCAGCGCCAGGCCGGTCAGGTCGGCGACGGCGATCTCCGGCTCGGGCGCGGCGGGCAGCCGGTCGTGCTCGGCGGCCGACCACAGCCGGTACACCCGGCCCGGCGCCTCGCGCCCGGCGCGACCGGCCCGCTGGGTGGCGGCGGCCCGCGACACCCGCACGGTGACCAGGGAGCCGAGCCCGCGGGCGACGTCGTAGCGCGGCACCCGGGCGAGCCCGGCGTCGACCACGGTGCGCACGCCGGGGACGGTCAGGCTGGTCTCGGCGACATCGGTGGACAGCACCACCCGTCGCCGCGGCCCGGCGGTGAGCGCGGCGTCCTGGTCGGCGCTGGGCAGCCGACCGTGCAGCGGCCGGACGTCGGCGTCGATCCCGGACAGGAGCCCGGCGACCCGGCCGATCTCGGCGGCGCCGGGCAGGAAGACCAGGACGTCGCCGCTGGTCTCGGCCAGCGCCCGGCGCACGGTGTCGGCCACCGCAGCCAGCAGCCGCGGGTCGACGTGCAGCCCGTGCGCCGGCGCGACCGGGGGAGAGGGCGGGCACCACACCGGCTCGACGTCGTGCAGCGACCCGGTGGCCGCCACGACCGGGGCGTGCCCCATCAGCTCGGCCAGCCGGTCGGCCTGCGCCGTCGCCGACATGGCCAGCAGCTCCAGCTCCGGGCGCAGCGAGCCGCGGACGTCGAGGGTGAACGCCAGTGCGAGGTCGGTGTCCAGGGCGCGCTCGTGGCACTCGTCGAGCACCACGGCGTCGATGCCGGGCAGCTCCGGGTCGGCCTGCAGCCGGCGCACCAGCAGCCCGGTGGTGACCACCTCGACCCGGGTGGCGGCGCTGCGCTGGGAGTCCCCGCGCACGCTGTAGCCGACCGAGCGGCCCACCGGCTCACCGAGCAGGGCGGCCATCCGCCGGGCGGCGGCGCGGGCCGCGACCCGGCGCGGCTCGGCCACCAGGATGCGACCGGGGAGCCGGTCGGCCAGCGCGAGCGGCACGAGCGTCGTCTTGCCGGTGCCGGGCGGGGCGACCAGGACGGCGGCGCCACCGCGGTCGAGGGCGGCGTCCAGGTCCTGGAGGACCGAACGCACGGGGAGGTCGGTCCCCGGCGTCCCGGTCGGTGGCAGCACCGGGTCAGTCTGACCGACTCGGTGGCGTCGTCCGACGGCTCGCGCCGGGGAGGGCCCCGCTCCCGTGCCCGGCGGCCCGGGGCCCACGGACCCTCGGCGCCGCCCGCGCCACACCGACCGGTGCGGCGGACCCGTCCGGTGTGTCCGTCGGGGTCACCGCCGTGCACCGGTGGGTAGCCTGCGCGCATGGGTGCACCGTCGCGTCCCGTCGGTCGCCCCCGGGAGTTCGACGTGGACCGGGCGCTGGACGTCGCCGTCCGCCTGTTTTGGGAACGGGGCTACGAGGGCACCAGTCTCGCCGACCTGACCGACGCCATGGGCATCTCGAAGCCGAGCTTCTACGCCGCGTTCGGCGACAAGGAGCAGCTCTTCCGGCGCGCCCTGGACCGGTACACCGAGGGGCCGGCCTCCTACGCCCTCGCTGCGCTGGAGGAGCCGACGGCCCGGCAGGTCGTCGCAGCGTTCCTCGACGGTGCGGTGCGCGCCACGACCCCGGAGGCGGGGCCGGCCGGGTGCCTGGGTGTCCAGGGTGCGCTCGCGTCGAGCAGTGCCGGCCGGACCGCACACGACGTGCTCGCGGGCTGGCGGAACGACGCCGGCACGCGTCTGGAGGCGCGCTTCCGGCGCGCCGTGGACGAGGGCGACCTCCCGTCCGGCGTGGACCCGGGGAGTCTGGCCCGGTACGTCATGACCGTCGGCTTCGGCATCGCCGTCCAGGCCGCCAGCGGCGTGGGCCGCGCGGACCTCCAGCTGGTCGCCGACGTGGCGAAGCAGAACTGGCGACCTCAGGGCTGACGCCCCGACCGGCGCCCGGGCCGGGGGTGCGGTCGTCGAGACCGACCGCAGCACCCCCCGGGGCCGAGGTGGACCTCACCCGTCGCCCCACCGACGGCCCGGGAGTCGACTCGTGGCTATTTCTGTACCGCACGGAATAGAACTCCGGTGGTGTGACTTCGAGGCAGGGAGACGTCACCGCGGGCGGCGTCTCGGCGACCAGCACCGTCCCACCTCCGACGCCCGGCGCCGGCCGGGACCGGTGGGACGACCACAGCGACCTGTTCGAGGAAGAGGACGACCACATGAGGAACACATCGCTCGGGGGCCTCGAGGTCTCCCGCATCGGCCTGGGGGCCATGGGCATGTCCATCGCCTACACGGGCGCCGGACGGGGCGAGGCGGAGTCCGTCCGCACGGTGCACCACGCCCTGGACCTCGGGGTCACGCACGTCGACACCGCCGAGGTCTACGGGCCGTTCCTCAACGAGGAGCTGGTCGGGCGCGCCCTCGCGGGTCGCCGCGACCGCGTCGTGCTGGCCACCAAGTTCGGGCTGGTCTCCCACACCGGCCGCCCCGGCCCGGACAGCACGCCGGAGAACATCCGCATCGCCGTCGACGGGTCGCTGCGGCGTCTGGGCACCGACCACATCGACCTCTACCACCAGCACCGGGTCGACCCGGACACGCCCATCGAGGAGACGGTCGGGGCGCTGGCCGAACTGGTGACCGCGGGGAAGGTGCGGCACATCGGCCTGTCCGAGGCCGGTCCGTCGACCATCCGCCGGGCGCACGCCGTCCACCCGGTGGCCGCGGTGCAGAGCGAGTACTCGCTGTGGACCCGCGACGTCGAGGCCGACGTCCTGCCGGTGCTGCGGGAACTGGGGATCGGTCTGGTGCCCTACTCCCCACTGGGACGCGGCTTCCTCACCGGCACGATCCGGTCCCTCGACGGCCTCGACGCCGACGACTGGCGCCGCACGAACCCCCGGTTCGCCGACGGGAACCTGGAGCGGAACCTGCGCATCGTCGACGAGGTGTCGGCGGTCGCCGCCGAGGCGGGGGTGACGTCGGCGCAGGTCGCCCTCGCGTGGCTGCTCGCCCAGGGAGAGGGCATCGCGCCGATCCCCGGCACCTCCCGGATCGACCGGGTCACCGAGAACGCCGCCGCCGCCGACGTCGAGCTCACCGCCGACCAGGTGGCCCGCCTCGACGCGCTCACACCCGCCTCCGGGGATCGCTACGACCGGGACAACATGGCCGCCATCGACCACTGACGGTCCGCGGCCGGCCCGGTCGGTCCCGACGTCGTCAGGTCGGGGCCGGCCGGGCCGGTCGGCCCGCGGGGCAGGACCCCGGACGCCGGTGGCGCCCGGGCGCGGAGGTGGTGCGGCAGTGTCGAATGCGGGATCCCAGGAGGCAGCGGACGTGACAGACCCTCGTGCGGGCGGACGTGCCGTCGAGCCGGACGGGCGCCGGCCGATCGGCGTGGGCGTCGTCGGACTGAGTGCGGCGGGGGGCTGGGGTGCCGGGGCGCACCTGCCGGTGCTGTCGGCGGTCGGCGGGTTCGAGCTCCGTGGTCTGGTGGGCAGCTCGCCGACGTCGGCGCGTGCGGCGAGCCGGGCGTACGGCGTGCCCGCGTACCCCTCGGCCGGAGAGCTCGCCGCGGCAGCCGACGTCGACCTCGTCGTGGTCACGGTCCGAACCCCTCGCCACCGCGAGCTGGTCCTGCCCGCACTCGCCGCCGGCACACCGGTGTTCTGCGAGTGGCCCCTCGCCGTGGACCTCCGGGAGGCGGAGGAGCTCGCCGCGGCGGCGCAGGGCATCCCCACCTCCGTCGGCCTGCAGGGCCGGTCCTCGCCCACCTTCCGCTGGTTGGCCGACCTCGTGTCCGACGGCTACGTGGGCGACCTGCTCTCGGTCACCGTCTCCGCGGCGTCGACCGAGTGGGGGAGCCCGGTCGCGGACCGCATGCTCCACACCCTCGACCGCGATCTCGGTGCCAGCATGATGGCCATCGCCTTCGGTCACGCCATCGACTCCGTGTCGATGGTCGTCGGGGAGCTGCAGGACGTGGTCGCGACGACGGCGACCCGGCACCGGTACGTCCCACTCGCCTCCGGCGGTCGGCAGGTGCCGATGACGGCGGAGGACCAGATCGCCGTCTCGGGCACCCTGCCCGGCGGTGCGGTGCTCTCCGCCCACCACCGGGGCGGCACGGCCTCCGGGGCCGGGTTCTCGATGACCATCGACGGCTCGGACGGCACGATCGTGGCCACGGCACCCGACCACCCGCACGTCACGCCGGTCACGGTGCACGGCGTGCGCGGTCGTGGCCGGCCTGCCGAGCTGACGCTCCCCGGTCGCTACGACCGGTTCCCCGAGCTCGCCCGGTCTCCGGTCCACACCCTGGCGCACGCGTACGCGGGCATCCGCGACCAGCTCCTGGGCGGTGCGACCGTCGTGCCCGACTTCGACGACGCGGTCGTGCGGCACCGGCTCCTCGACGCGATCACCCGGTCCGCCGCCACCGGTCGACGGGTCGAGGTCTGAGCGGCCGCTGCCCCGGGCGCCCACTCGCGCCCGGCCGTGGGACGCGCCGCAGCCCGCCCGTCCTGGGAGGATCGGCGACCGTGATCACCGACGACCGCACCGACCAGACCTGGGCGCCTGCGCCCGACCGTTACCAGGCCACCGACTACCGCCGGGCCGGGCGCAGCGGGCTGCTGCTGCCGCCGGTCTCGCTGGGCCTCTGGCAGAACTTCGGCGCCGACCGGCCGCTGGCCACCGCGCGGGACATCCTGCGGCGGGCCTTCGACCTCGGCGTCACGCACTTCGACCTGGCCAACAACTACGGCCCGCCCTACGGGTCGGCGGAGACCACCTTCGGTCAGGTCCTGGCCAGCGACCTGCGCCCGTACCGCGACGAGCTGCTCATCTCGAGCAAGGCCGGCTACGACATGTGGCCCGGCCCGTACGGCGACGGCGGCTCCCGCAAGTACCTCGTGGCCAGCCTCGACCAGACGCTGCGCCGCACCGGCCTGGACTACGTCGACGTCTTCTACTCCCACCGGCGTGACGTCGACACCCCGCTCGAGGAGACGATGGGCGCCCTGGACGCCGTCGTCCGCGCGGGCAAGGCGCTCTACGTCGGCATCTCCAACTACTCGCCCGAGGACACCGCGCGCGCCGCGGAGCTGCTGGCCGGGCTGGGGACGCCGCTGACGCTGCACCAGCCGAGGTACTCGATCTTCGACCGGGTCCCGGAGGGCGGCGTGCTCGACGCGGCGGCCACCGCCGGTGCCGGCGTGGCCGTGTTCTCCCCGCTGGCGCAGGGCCGGCTCACCGACCGCTACCTGAAGGGCGTCCCCGAGGGCTCCCGGGCGACCCGCAGCGCCTACCTCTCCGCCGGCGACGTCACCGAGGACCTCACCGAGCGCGCCCGCGCGCTGAACGAGATCGCCGCCGGCCGCGGCCAGACGCTGGCCCAGCTCGCACTGCGCTGGGTGCTGCGCGACCCCCGCGTCACCACCGCGATCATCGGTGCCAGCTCGGTGGCCCAGTTGGAGGGCAACCTGCAGGCGCTGCAGGGTCCCGACCTCACCGACGCCGAGCTCGCCGCCATCGAGCCGCTGGCCGCACCCGCCGGCGAGAGCCTCTGACGGTCGTCCCGTCGCCGGGCCCCCCGCCCGGCGACGGGACGCGCGGGCGACTCAGTCCAGCCGGACGGTTCAGCCCAGCCGGACGGCGATGACGGCGACGTCGTCGGAGGGCGTCTCGGCCAGCCGCATCAGCACCTCGCACAGCTCGCCGGGCGAGGCGGTGGGCGGCTGGGCGGCCAGCGTCGCGGTGAGCCGGTCCAGGCCCTGGTCCAGGTGCTGGTCGCCGGCGCGCTCGATGAGCCCGTCGGTGTAGGCGACGAGCGTGCTGCCCCGGGGCGCCCACACCGTGGTCGAGGCGCGCACCGTGGCCGGCTCGACGCCGAGGATCAGCCCGTGCACCTCCTCGAGCAGGTGCACGGTGCCGTCGGGGTCCCGCAGGGCCAGCGGCGGGTGGCCGGCGTTGGCGATCACCAGTCGCCACCGGTCCTCGATCGCGGGTACCGGCCGGTGCGCGTGCACGTGGGTGAGGGTGGCGAGCCCCCGCACGGCGAGGACGTCCATCAGTTCGTCGACGCGGGCCAGGACGTCGGCGGGGTCGGGGCGGGTGGCGTCGTAGGCGCTGGCACGCAGCAGCCCACGGAGCTGGCCCATGGTGGCCGCGGCGTCGATGTCGTGGCCGGCGACGTCGCCGATGCTGATCCCGATGCTGGCGTCGGGCAGGGTCATGAGGTCGTAGAAGTCCCCGCCGACCGCGGCGGCCGCCGACGCCGACTCGTACCGCGCGGCGGCCTGCACCCCGGCCAGGTCGGGGAGGGTGGGCAGCAGCGCACGCTGCAGGGTCTCGGCGACCGAGCGTTCGCTCTGGTACAGCCGGGCGTTGTCCAGCGCGAGGCCCGCGCGGCCGGCCAGGTCGGTGAGCAGCTCCACCGCGTCCGGGGTGAACGCGCCCGCCCGTGCGCTGGTCAGCACCAGCACGCCCAGCGTGGCGCCGCGCGCCTGCAGGGGCAGCGCGACGAGCGACCCGATGGCCAGGACGTCGGCGAGGTGGTGCACCTCGGAGTCGGGGTAGCGCGCCCGGGCCTCGGCGGAGGAGACGTCCTCGATCAGCGTCGCGACGCCGCTGCGCAGCGAGTCCGCAGCAGCCGAGTGGTGGGCCAGCGGCCGGCCGGTGACCCGGCTGGTCAGCTGGGCGAGGGTGTCGGCCCGCCCGTCGCGGTGGCGCACGGCGGTGGCGGTGATGACGTCGTCGGCGCCGAGCCGGGCGATGAACGCCGAGTCGGCCAGCGCGGGCACGCACAGCCCGGTGATGCGCTCCATCAGGTCGTCGACGTCCAGCGTGCCGGTCATCGTGGCCGAGGCCTCGTTCATCAGCTGCAGCCGCCGCCGGGCGGCCTCGGCGGCCTCCCTGGCCACGCGCTCGGCCGCCAAGGTGGCCTCGCGCTGGTGCTCGAGCTCGACCTGCCGGGTCACGTCGTGCTGCACGCCGACGTAGTTGGTCAGCTCGCCGGCGCCGTCGAAGATCGGGGTGAGGGTGAGCTGGTTCCAGAACGTGGAGCCGTCGCTCCGGTAGTTGAGCAGGGTGACGGTCTCCTGGCGCCCGGCGGCCACGGCCTCCCGGACGGCGGTCACCGCCGCCGGGTCCGTGGCGGGCCCCTGCAGGAAGCGGCAGTTGAAGCCGATCGCCGCCTCGGCGGGGTAGCCGGTCACCGCGGTGAAGGCGGGGTTCACCCAGACCAG belongs to Modestobacter sp. L9-4 and includes:
- a CDS encoding Gfo/Idh/MocA family protein: MTDPRAGGRAVEPDGRRPIGVGVVGLSAAGGWGAGAHLPVLSAVGGFELRGLVGSSPTSARAASRAYGVPAYPSAGELAAAADVDLVVVTVRTPRHRELVLPALAAGTPVFCEWPLAVDLREAEELAAAAQGIPTSVGLQGRSSPTFRWLADLVSDGYVGDLLSVTVSAASTEWGSPVADRMLHTLDRDLGASMMAIAFGHAIDSVSMVVGELQDVVATTATRHRYVPLASGGRQVPMTAEDQIAVSGTLPGGAVLSAHHRGGTASGAGFSMTIDGSDGTIVATAPDHPHVTPVTVHGVRGRGRPAELTLPGRYDRFPELARSPVHTLAHAYAGIRDQLLGGATVVPDFDDAVVRHRLLDAITRSAATGRRVEV
- a CDS encoding aldo/keto reductase, with the protein product MITDDRTDQTWAPAPDRYQATDYRRAGRSGLLLPPVSLGLWQNFGADRPLATARDILRRAFDLGVTHFDLANNYGPPYGSAETTFGQVLASDLRPYRDELLISSKAGYDMWPGPYGDGGSRKYLVASLDQTLRRTGLDYVDVFYSHRRDVDTPLEETMGALDAVVRAGKALYVGISNYSPEDTARAAELLAGLGTPLTLHQPRYSIFDRVPEGGVLDAAATAGAGVAVFSPLAQGRLTDRYLKGVPEGSRATRSAYLSAGDVTEDLTERARALNEIAAGRGQTLAQLALRWVLRDPRVTTAIIGASSVAQLEGNLQALQGPDLTDAELAAIEPLAAPAGESL
- a CDS encoding aldo/keto reductase produces the protein MRNTSLGGLEVSRIGLGAMGMSIAYTGAGRGEAESVRTVHHALDLGVTHVDTAEVYGPFLNEELVGRALAGRRDRVVLATKFGLVSHTGRPGPDSTPENIRIAVDGSLRRLGTDHIDLYHQHRVDPDTPIEETVGALAELVTAGKVRHIGLSEAGPSTIRRAHAVHPVAAVQSEYSLWTRDVEADVLPVLRELGIGLVPYSPLGRGFLTGTIRSLDGLDADDWRRTNPRFADGNLERNLRIVDEVSAVAAEAGVTSAQVALAWLLAQGEGIAPIPGTSRIDRVTENAAAADVELTADQVARLDALTPASGDRYDRDNMAAIDH
- the hrpB gene encoding ATP-dependent helicase HrpB; amino-acid sequence: MLPPTGTPGTDLPVRSVLQDLDAALDRGGAAVLVAPPGTGKTTLVPLALADRLPGRILVAEPRRVAARAAARRMAALLGEPVGRSVGYSVRGDSQRSAATRVEVVTTGLLVRRLQADPELPGIDAVVLDECHERALDTDLALAFTLDVRGSLRPELELLAMSATAQADRLAELMGHAPVVAATGSLHDVEPVWCPPSPPVAPAHGLHVDPRLLAAVADTVRRALAETSGDVLVFLPGAAEIGRVAGLLSGIDADVRPLHGRLPSADQDAALTAGPRRRVVLSTDVAETSLTVPGVRTVVDAGLARVPRYDVARGLGSLVTVRVSRAAATQRAGRAGREAPGRVYRLWSAAEHDRLPAAPEPEIAVADLTGLALELACWGEPDGTGLALPDTPPDAAFTVARATLRQLGAVDDAGRVTPRGRSLTAVGAHPRLARALLDGTPLVGRRRAAEVVALLSSDVPSRSDDLVSDWREVRRSRDGRWRDEVARLTRAAPDAPDTRLPDDVAAGLVVGLAHPEWLARRRPGTERTYLLAAGTGAELAPGTALAGAPWLAVAAADRAPGRRDARVRTAVAVDEATALEAGAAAHTDGPEVTWRDGDVSAARVERLGAIVLAERPLPDPDPAAVTAALAEGLRREGLALLRWTPAATALRERLAAARAGLGDPWPAVDDESLLAALGQGPALSGARSRRDLTRVDVVAALRSLLPWELAGRLDELVPERVQVPTGSAVRVDYSDPDVPTLSARVQELFGWAAAPVVAGRPLRLQLLSPASRVVATTADLAGFWVTGYPAVRSELRGRYPRHPWPEDPASAAPTRRAKPRGT
- a CDS encoding TetR/AcrR family transcriptional regulator, producing the protein MGAPSRPVGRPREFDVDRALDVAVRLFWERGYEGTSLADLTDAMGISKPSFYAAFGDKEQLFRRALDRYTEGPASYALAALEEPTARQVVAAFLDGAVRATTPEAGPAGCLGVQGALASSSAGRTAHDVLAGWRNDAGTRLEARFRRAVDEGDLPSGVDPGSLARYVMTVGFGIAVQAASGVGRADLQLVADVAKQNWRPQG
- a CDS encoding SpoIIE family protein phosphatase, translating into MRAAGHDGPARGGTPAAATPAQGGPPEPTSTDARADVLARTASAVSAWPGDAGRALPAALGDSLVAVLLIDRADGRVTFANRAAIALAGDVALPVDLDTWGAAAGLTDADGQALAGPEGPLAQVARGLPVDGRPVRLRPAAGRGLPSDPDARDLLSMTGVPLTGGAIAHPRGQDGSEHPGLSLVVLVPHPGPRDTAGPAAQQERLQRLREEAIAATEVCFTISDARRPDNPLVWVNPAFTAVTGYPAEAAIGFNCRFLQGPATDPAAVTAVREAVAAGRQETVTLLNYRSDGSTFWNQLTLTPIFDGAGELTNYVGVQHDVTRQVELEHQREATLAAERVAREAAEAARRRLQLMNEASATMTGTLDVDDLMERITGLCVPALADSAFIARLGADDVITATAVRHRDGRADTLAQLTSRVTGRPLAHHSAAADSLRSGVATLIEDVSSAEARARYPDSEVHHLADVLAIGSLVALPLQARGATLGVLVLTSARAGAFTPDAVELLTDLAGRAGLALDNARLYQSERSVAETLQRALLPTLPDLAGVQAAARYESASAAAAVGGDFYDLMTLPDASIGISIGDVAGHDIDAAATMGQLRGLLRASAYDATRPDPADVLARVDELMDVLAVRGLATLTHVHAHRPVPAIEDRWRLVIANAGHPPLALRDPDGTVHLLEEVHGLILGVEPATVRASTTVWAPRGSTLVAYTDGLIERAGDQHLDQGLDRLTATLAAQPPTASPGELCEVLMRLAETPSDDVAVIAVRLG